One Diabrotica virgifera virgifera chromosome 3, PGI_DIABVI_V3a genomic window carries:
- the LOC126882621 gene encoding GATA zinc finger domain-containing protein 4-like has protein sequence MERNIEIQKYNLEAKIYEERRKTEEKFDDMLQNIQTNNHHIRNVEQRIEDISQIRDIGRPYLNLTNETGIKFSGNIKNLHPRVYINSLKHKLRSVNNINDIKDYIRMTLSDNAATWFASIENDLDNLQTFENKFLNYYWGELEQARFREVLYFGKYNRNLSLNMVDYALKLITVAKYLEPPLREDETVLNVSRHFDADVVQTVTVQNIQTVDSFINFIQRVQRGYITSNNSKNRQSYNNNRYGSNSQNFNNNNNTSYERQGNRENFNNNTNDNRQERQGNRENFNNNNNYNRQDFNTRRNAQRYNYNRQVNYVRGQSCEDSQRNSTWQENMNSRSESSERHRELDPNDQTQSDNPNNPNFM, from the coding sequence AAAATTTACGAAGAAAGGAGAAAGACTGAAGAAAAATTTGATGATATGCTACAAAATATCCAAACAAACAACCATCACATAAGGAATGTAGAACAGAGAATAGAAGACATTTCACAAATAAGAGACATAGGGAGACCTTACTTGAATTTAACAAATGAGACAGGTATAAAATTCTCTGGTAACATAAAAAATTTACATCCTAGAGTATACATAAATagtttaaaacataaattaagatCAGTGAATAATATTAATGATATAAAAGATTATATTAGAATGACATTAAGTGACAATGCAGCAACCTGGTTTGCCAGCATTGAAAACGATTTAGATAATCTGCaaacatttgaaaataaattCTTAAATTATTATTGGGGTGAATTAGAACAAGCTAGATTTAGGGAAGTTTTATATTTTGGAAAGTATAATCGCAATTTAAGTTTAAATATGGTAGATTATGCTTTAAAATTAATAACTGTTGCAAAATATTTAGAACCACCACTTAGAGAAGACGAAACAGTTTTGAATGTTTCTAGACACTTTGATGCGGACGTTGTGCAAACAGTCACAGTACAAAACATTCAAACAGTAGACAGTTTTATTAACTTTATTCAAAGAGTACAAAGAGGTTATATTACAAGTAATAATAGTAAAAATAGACAATCATATAACAATAATAGGTATGGTAGTAATTCtcaaaattttaataacaacAATAATACTAGTTATGAGAGACAAGGTAATAGAgagaattttaataataatactaATGATAATAGACAAGAGAGACAAGGTAATAGAgagaattttaataataataataattataataggcAAGATTTTAACACCAGGAGAAATGCACAAAGATATAATTACAACAGACAGGTAAATTATGTAAGGGGTCAGAGCTGCGAAGACAGTCAACGGAATAGTACATGGCAAGAAAATATGAATAGTAGAAGTGAAAGTAGTGAAAGACATCGAGAATTAGATCCAAATGATCAGACACAATCTGACAATCCTAATAATCCAAATTTTATGTAG